The sequence below is a genomic window from Humulus lupulus chromosome 3, drHumLupu1.1, whole genome shotgun sequence.
tgcatgaaaagaataatggtagagcGGTGGCTCAACTTTAGTATGAaagtgcattagggagtctaatgtatgccactCATTatacaagagcggatattgcatatggGGTTACTAAAATAAGTAGGTTTACGAGCAACccaagtatggaacattggaaagaaattgagagagttctagggtaccttaaaaggaccaagcagataggcctccaatattcaaagttccccaagatacttgaaggatattccaatgcaagttggatatcgagtgtgggagataatctctccacaagtggttggatgtttatgctcggaggaggagcagtttcttggggttccaagaaacaaacatgtatttcacactcaacaATGGAGGCCaagtttatagctttagcggcaaccggcaaagaggccgagtggcaTAGAGATATCTtgttggatatctcaattctcCGCATATAAGGTATTGACGATCTCGATATATTGTGATAGTCTATCCACAATAGCTATAGCTTATAATGGCATATAtgatgggaagtctagacatataagtctaagacatgagtatgtgagacaattgaatCGAGGAgaaatcatatcgatctcatatataaagacaagtgagaacttagcggatccatttacaaaacctcttgcgaagaggtttgttagttccacttcaaaagggatgggactaaaactcctaggataatatattcaccaatgatggcaacccaactccaaacttgtgaacattgagggcaagagttcaatgggtaagaacaagttattgggtgaatagtttcaacactaacaaagtcatgagttccatccaaggatggttagtgtcTGTTGCTActgagtgagggttaagcctagggattttaatgaagttcagttttGTGCAataagcatctctaaaggtagcgaAGATGATGTTAtatgaacttagaggtggtgttgCCTCTCATGGGAATTGGAGTTTCTCTctggaaagttcatgaaatggatgagcacatggccatatgagtgctaagcgagaaaagtggggaaatgaatggtcaagtggtGGTGTCTGAGGTGTTACTGGTTTTATCActaaggagtacttggttcaatctttaagacaccaatgacttcgataagacttcgtaatactttcactaaggtaaagttcaaatcgtAAGATACTTTAGTTTATGCAACAATATTGTATGagctaagaagagaggattaCGTTTAACCAAgagggggaatgttgagattggttaaatataatggttaagatgtttacacattGAGGTTCAAAATAGTTAATGGTTTTTACTTAAGGATAAGAAAAAATaagagattgtgtagaaggcatttcaaagtgacttttatgggtctaaagtcaTACAATGAGGCCTCCAAACATTTCCAAAacttttggtagcatttggagtaattttaggaCAATTGGAGGGGTCCAAAGTTAGAGGGGTGGCGATGAATCGCCCCCTAAGTAgcgtagcatcgccaaaatgcAAAGGGCTTCAGAAGCCCCAGCAGGTGATGTATCACCTGTCAAGCGATACATCGTGTGGCAGTTTTTTAGGGTCGTACaattacgtaaaatgctccaaatgatgtgttttaaatgctctaatcccaTTTGTTAGACTAATGATAATGCATACACTATAAATATGGGCTATTAGAGTTCTAAAGCCTTtgtcacactttccaactctctctctctctctaacctctctttcTCTTTAACTCTCAatgaccaaagttttctccaagaaactcatcaagctttgcttgtcttgcatgagttttaaggcttattaactcccaaatctcattctacttagttgaagctttaAGCAATAAAGGGAGggttggaatagagattttggacaaaaatattcttattgtgtataagccttagaagttccccatgTTTAAAGATTCAAGGTTTTCTAAATCAAAGGttgtatctatctaaccctaacttttttttgtgttactatattgtgttttaattgttagtattgattattaaatatttctaagttcatcttatcgtcatttaatcatttagtttcttatattcaagatttacattcatattatgaacatgtttatttgattatcaagatttgtattcatactttgaataaggttcttgcttagcatttagggtttcaaatattgaactattcccattattgattgttgatttgcaaagtgtAAAACCATATATTACCAACATCTATCACTCCCGAATATTTGATTTATATGTGGGGTTTGAAAAATACTTATTTTTATCCTgttaataaaaatagaaaaaaaacatGTTCCATCATGTTTGGGATTGGATTTTAGGTTGAACATGTAGTTTATCTCGAGCAGGTTGGGGGTAGGCCACTTCCATTGGTGGTATAATATATATACAAAGCAGATAACATCATATATACATTAGGTGTTATTTGGAAGTGTGTGATTTCAAAATAGTtgcaaataattttaaaataattttgtagTAGAGGCAAGACTGCACCTGACTCAATGTGGAATGTCAACCAAGTGTTGTATTCTACCCCTAGATGGTTAGCTCAATAATCTGATCAAGCAAGACATAAGTATACTTTTCACAAACCATGTTTAGTAGTGTAGGAGTTCAACTCCCTCTGAGTAAGTTCATAATAAGGCACTAAGTGTCAGAACTTAGGAGATTGCCTCTTCGCCTTATCAGTGGTCTCATGGGGATTAAACTGGATAGGTACATCACCACTAGTGGAAGAAGTTACtagttcttgttcttgttgttgAGGATGTGAAAGGATTGGTATATGAGCAGGCTTAGGATCTGGCCTACAAGCAGGGACTTTCCTTTTTCTATTTGACTTGGTTGGCTCGTGTGTGACCTACTTTTCTCTAACCATTGTTGAGAAAATTGGGCGATTGTTTCTGAGATTTCACCAAAAGTAAGAATTTCTCAAGAGACATCATTGATCGATATACCGATTGGAAGTGTGTCAGGGGTATCTCGGCAAAGAAGGAAAGTCCACTCTTTTGGAAGGTAATGACGGATTCCTTGTGTAACCTCTGAAACCATAAGATAATAAGGTTATGTTCGATCTAAAGAATCAAGAAAAAGGGTGTTAAGGAATAAAGTTGCTTGAAGACTCTGGTGAGGAAGAATGGGGATGGATTTTGATCTGGTCATCTTCTTCGAACAACAATTGTAGCAGGTCATTGTTTATAGATCGCTCACCTCCCTAGTAATCACACGTGTATATCTATGAAGAAGAATGGGAGGTAAGTATCTTAATCGACCAGTAGTGTATAAATAGAGAAATTAAGTGCTACTGGTCGATAATAAACATAAATTTATGTACGACCAGCATGTATTTTGGATCAAAAGGCAGTTTAAAAAGCTTCCTACAGtagtttttcatgttcttcattGGCGGGAAAAACCAGGTTTTCCTGAtataataaaaattgaatttttacttataTATTTTCTCTTAAAATTTCACAATCAGTTACAGATTAAGCCTAtaccactacaacaattttgacattcaatgactccctacaatatCTTACAcaattggtgtaagacattaaaaattaggaGAGATTTTAAATGTGTCTTATGCTGAGagatattgaaattttttattaattactaaaattgtaagacattaaaagtggAGGAAGACGTTGAAAATATGGAGTCTAAACACATTTCCgaggggacatccaacgtctcccactgagaGACGTAGGACACGTGTCACATGTCTCCCCTTAGGAGAcgtcatatgtaaaaaaaaaaatatggcaaTCACTTTTTCAGTCAAAATTTCTCTCTCCCACGTTCTTATCCTATAtactcattattattattataaatcaaATCCTTTCAAATCCTCACTCTATCCCACGTTACTCTCATCTCTCACACTCCCATTAAATTTAATTCCCAcgtttctctctcttctctcatcatatctatttttcaaactttttatattaaaaattaataataaatgaataaataaaagaaacCCTAATCTTTCATATCtactcttctctctctttctctcatacTATCTGCTACCTCAATCTCTATCgttctctcttttcttttgaaACTCTCATTTTCCCCATAAATTATCTTCCCTCATTCCTCCTCCCAATCTATATTTTTCTCTCACAAACTCTTTGTTTATTCTATAGGCATGGGCAAGGGACTAGCATCCGGCAAGGATGGGTGCAACGAAAACTGGGGCGCGGAGGCGAGGGTGGGCACAGCAGTGACTGGAGCACGGCGACAACGCTAGGCATGGGGACTAGCTATAGTGCGTATGTGGTTGAGATTTTTCTACAAAGAAGAGATAGGGAGAGTTTGTAATTTTTGGatgattttttttgtaatttttgtgcTCTTCTAGTTCTTGTGGTGTTCTTGATATGTGTTTTGTTTGTTCTTCTAACTTTTGTTGAAATTATTTGGAATAGTTTAGTTTGCTTGCTGATTTTATAAAGGGTATTTGTGTTTTGTAATTCTTGCTATTATCTTCAAAGTAGAGAAATATGAGGAAGAGAGGATTTAAAAAATTGGAattaagtttttaattttttttatagtttcatcttttaatttaattaactgaaatattttattaattatttgataatagtaataaaatatattaaaagacgaaactattattaaataataaatatatataattttatttattagtaaatatacatttcaaattaattaataatacaaatatatattatttaaaaattaaaaaaaaattaaatactttcaacctctcccaatgggagacattgaaagtctctgggactttcaatgtctcccattgagagaggtgagagacttcccacgtctcccagtgggagaggttgaaagtcaatgtttttggactttcaacctctcccacttggagacgtgggatgtctctcacctctcctaTTGGGAGACATGAGATATATACTTACAATGACTCCACCTACAATGTCTCCCCctatgggagacattgtagactttcaacgtctccccctatgggagacattgtagactttcaacgtctcccaaataaagtcataaaacccctATTTTGTTATAGTGTACAATCCTTTTAAAAAAACACATTATCCTACCATGCAAACACCCATTTTTCCAAGAAAATTTATCAAAACACCCTGAAATCTTAATAACATGCATAGGGTTTTTTCAAGATTTTCAAAAACTTTAAATCCACATTTCAAgccaatatttatatataatttcaaaGAAAACAAGACATTGGAGGTCGAAAACTTACTCAGATATAGAATCAATAGAAAATTTTCTTTGAAACCTGTGGAAAATGCTAGAGTATTTGGGGTTTTGGGGTTGTTTTCTTTTGTTTGGGTGTATTAAAGACGAAGAGGAcgacaaaaaatgaaaaaaaaaagaagtttttaTAAAGGAAGTAGGTGAAAAAGGTGGTGTATTTTCACCTTGGGATTCATGTCGATACGATTTCCATTATAAGTTATCATTGTTTGTTATCTTCCCAAAAGATAGTGAAATATTAAAAGGGAATGCAACAATAAAATTTGTTTATAATGGTTCATATCGCATAGATCCTGATTGAGCCAATGATGCTTGAATAAGTTCATCTAGTATTAATCACTTTATGATAAATTTTGGGGCAATTGTTTATCCAAAACATTTAGCATGATAAGGTGGAATTCATAAAGGGTACATGGTAGTTAGAAAATTAAAAGGACACTAACACTGGTCAAGTAGGCCGACCAAGGAAATTAGTAATGGTAATCAAGTGTTGTCACCAAGTAACAACTTTACTGGTCGATGTGTATCTGATAGAGACTCGGGAATTAGCATAAATATCGATTAATATGTAGCTGGTAGAGCACAAGGCATAGTACTTGAGCAACTTATTTCGAGATTCATGAGTTTAGATGTATTTATAGTCATTTATCTTTATATTTCGTGATAAAAAGGCCCAAAATGCTTCTTAAGGCCCAATACCCATTTTGTAAGGTCAGTAAGTCTGTTAATACAAGActtactatatattttttttcatgcacactttacatacaaaaactgttattttattttgtatcaaACTCTGCCATTTTATTCGGAATTCCCATCTAGTGCTTAAGAAACTCATTTGAATCTTATTCATTTGATCTTCAATTTGAGACTTTCCAATGAATAAAAGTATCAAGTTGACGtaagtcattaccaattcttgagTTTGAACCATTATAAATTCATGAAGTTCTTATTCTTTTAATtcagcttctctatttttttataGTTTATTGACTCAATTGTCGCCGGCCAAATATGTGGTCAACAATGGTGAACTTAACACCATTAGGTAGTGGGTAGTAACATAGCACACTATTAGTAGTTTGAATAGTTTCgtcgcaaaaaaaaaaacttggatATTTATTTGTCACACTTAAAAAAGTTTGGGTAATTTCACCGCCAATATctctaaaatatttattttttattatatttttacgATGTTGGTATATGTGTAGTTGATGGTTAGTAGATGTTGAGTATATGTTAAGGTATACTTTTGGAAgaccatatttttgtaataaaaaaatcgtatttttgaagggaaaaaaactttcaaaaactatataaacttgtaaaaacataaaaaaaaaaaagtcatttttaaaagaaagaaaaaatctcTAAATTTAGtagttttaatattttaaattgttATAAGCAAGGTCTAATTTTAAATACAATTAATAGCAATATTATTTTCTTGTAATGTACTGTATTCTAATTTATGCCTCAAAGTATGGATTTTATCAATGTAGTCTACACTTCTTAATTTGTTATTGTAGTTTAGACTTTGAAATTTGatagagaaaagaaagaaaaaaaacaattaagACGAACGAATTCAATTAATGTTATTGAAAGCAACCACACAACTATTTTGTTTACTGTAGTAGGGAAATATTGAATAATATAATTGTGAATGGATAATGTTAGGCATCCTATATGACCACAATTTACAATACCCTCCCAAACTTTCAACTATATTTCAACTATAATAATATTGAATAATATAATTGTGAATGGATAATGTTAGGCATCCTATATGACCACAATTTACAATACCCTCCCAAACTTTCAACTATATTATAACTTGCCACATATCCCCTTATTTCttaatagagaaaaaaaaaagaatgaaattTACACTAATATTGAGACTTTAtctagaaatatatatatatatatatatatggggatTTTCTGTATGAGCTATTCATTTGTACTAGTTGGTGCACTATACTCTCTCATAAATAAATTATAACTTCAATGTTTATATATAATGAGCTATATTATAGCTATAAAGAATCATTTCACATATTTTTCAAGAATTTTTAGATAATTTATTATAacaaaatcaaggttcaaattaatAGTCACGGGTGTATGATTTGCAAAAGTACACTTCCTACCACAAAGAtcccatatatataaatatataaatacaggGAAGTGTCACTTTAGTCCCTACAAGTAGGGTCATCTCTGTTTCCAGCATGTAGAGAAGTTATAAcccatttttttatatgacgttttacattgtagttatagcaaACATCCTACCAGTGTTtgaaaaattccgaataatttacgatACTTAAAATAGGATTCAAATAATCAGTTGCACGTGTGCCTATCTTTTTATACGCATGCAACTAATTATTTTGAACTCTATTTTTGGCACTAAaagtatttaaatttttttaaaaattgatgtGATGCCTACTATAACAagaatgtacaccatcatataaaaaaattgagttataatttctcTACGTGTCGAAAACAAAAAAGGCTAAAATGGCACCCCTAttataaaattttcatatatatatatataaaagttttcAATGGTTACATAAATAACTATGGTGGTTACATTGATCTAGTATAACAGGTTATTATTTATTAGTCAAATGTTTATATTAAAGTCCACCACCCATATTAACgtatatataatatgtaattaatttttattacttaaattattcatttatactgttacaaaaaaaactttttaggactcgcttaaAAGTGAgggtttttaggactcacattgtgagtcctaaatttttttttttaatttataatttaaaaaaaaaaagttgtagtCAAAGCTCCCGCCGAAGCTCCGACATTAACGGCAGCACCACCACCCCATGATGGTGGTTCAGGAAAACGATGACCAGGCATCGAAGCCCAAGTCTCGGGGAtcgttgtggtggtggtggttcttccTGGAAAGGCCTAGAATAGTCGGATTTGCACTATGATTTCTCGGACTTCCATGGATTCCAGCGAACGTCGACTTCCAATTTCGATGATCGTTGAATTTGATCCTTTAGTGGATTTTGATGTCCAAAGCACAAAGAATGCAGTGGTGGTGGTCGTTTGGGTCGGGGTGGCTCGAGGCAGTTAAAAAAACACTCAGAAGTGTTTGGGAAACTTAGCACCATTAGCACCACCGCGACTTCGAACGACTCTAGGTGGCGGAGGACAGCGCGTGTGGGTCTAGGCTCGTGGGGGTCGAAGGTCGGCGACCTTCTGCGTCCATTGGTCCGGTGCGTGTCGATGGTCGACGGTGGAAGGGCGGCAGTGAAGGCCTCGTATTGACACAGGCAGGAGAGAGAGGGAAAGAGGCGGCTCCTTGTTTTCTTCTTCCTTTGTGTGCTGATGAGAAACAATGCCCTAATATAGCCCAATTCCAATAATACATAGTGCATATAGGTTGATCCAGACCCTAGCCTAATAAGTTTTATTCAAGTTTGTTACTATTGTTTACTTATCAATATTAAAAGTCAAGGTTGTTATTTTTGTGtcttaaattattaataaaaataaccaTGAATGACacaaaaaagtaaaataataaaagataaatatAAACAAACGTAATTTGATAGTTATTTGTTTATTCCCACTGGTTATTGTCCTAAtaagtaaaaaaattataaattttaattgCTAAAAGAATCCTATCTGATATTTTGATTAATTATATTTACTAATtgctaattataattaaatttatttttcaaataaaataaatcttaatTAGTGTTTTACAAGACAAAATTTTTTAAACtagttaattattaaattaatcacaatcattCAATATCAACCCAATGGCTAGAATTAATGTAAACATTAATGGGTACATTTGGACGTATCCTGCTTAATGAATAACATGCTTAATTTATTAGCTTTTCAtcattataaattttaatttgtaCTTGATTtcgttattaaaaaaattatttcctcacaatttattttaaattttaaatttttattattaattagttaaatttatattttcataTTGATGTATCTTTTCTATCTAATTAAGATTGTACAaagggatcccttgtacaaattATTATAAATAGGTATACAAGTACTTTAGTAGAGAACAAGATATTCATCATTTCCTATGATGAGGTCATATATGAAAACTTTAAAATTAAGATGTGTAAATATCAATATTAGAGAGCTTCCTTCACATTCTGGGTTACAGACTCTAATTTTGGAATATGATGTTAGAGACCAAATTGAAATGCGTACAACAAAAATGTCTTTATTAACCTATACTTTAATTTCTCACCAAAATGATTGGAAATATCaacttttttcttctcaaaaatcGTAGTATGTTAATTTTTCTACTTATAACATAGAAAGGGATGATGCGTTTTGTTCCTTTGTTTGTActactatctttttttttttaacccaAATAATGGAGAACAATCAAATCAAGCGGTGAGTGTTTTGTCAAAAATGGATTTTCGTATTGGAAAGAAAAGTGAAGATTGGGAACACGTGTAAGAGGGTTTTATAGTCCATAATCAAGCTAGTGTTATCCTCTGCTCTAAATGATTTAACAAATCATCATGTAAATGCTTGAGCACTTCATTTAGTGTTAACTTAAGTTCTACTCAGACGACTACTGTGTGAGCCGGTGTTCAACATCCTTAAACTTTCTCGTTGTGATTATGCAAATGGTGGTGTATGTTTTTTCTCTACTTGCTGTCTTTcacaaaataaatcaattttattatactttatatttttaaaactaaaacaaaaaaaatattaatgaaaaaataatgtttatgaaaagtttTAGATGAgcattttttaaaaaagaaaaatatattgttaaaaaaaattagacttTTAAATTCAATAAGATCACTAGTCAACTTTTTGAATGGAACACAATGACTAAAATACAACATGTTGATtgcaaaaataacacaaataCCCACTAGAGCTCACCCATAAATAGCCATCAAACCTCTTCCATGAAGCacacactactactactactactcaaaCAAAAAATCTTATCtaacaaagaaaaggaaaatgAAGTACTTGAGCAGCATTATGATCATATTATGGCTGGCTATACTATGCCTTGGAATCGTTTATGCAGACGAAAGACCTGATCACAGATGTGGACCTAGTTATAACAATCCTCCATGTGATGGTAGAAGGTGTTGCAGTATCCATAACTATTGCGGTGACGGCAATGATTACTGCGGCCGCGGAAACTGCCGATACCAGTGTCGTTTCCAGTTCGCTGCACTAACTGGTGTTCTCCCTCTTCGTGATAATGCTATAACCAAATTTATCAGCAAATCACTTTACAGCAATATGTTTAAGCATACAAGTGATTGCCAAAGCCAGGGCTTCTATAGTTACGACGCTTTCATCACTGCTGCACAATCCTTTCCTGGTTTTGCTACTACTGGAGATGTTTCAACTCGTAAGAGGGAGCTTGCTGCTTTCTTTGCTCAAACATCTCATCTAACCAcaggtaatatatatatatatacacacacacacacactagcCAGCTACTATTAATTAACCTACATAAATTATCTTATGGGTTCTTTTTTGAGTTGCCAAATTAATACTAGCTAATATGATTCATATGCTTTGTTTGTACAGGCGGCTATGATTTTAGTGATCCACATGCATGGGGACATTGTAATATCAATGAGACTGCTCACACTACCGCTGACAATGATCATTGCACATCCTCTCAGTGGCCTTGTGCTTCaggaaaaaaatattttagcAGGGGACCCATCCAACTCACTCAGTGAGTAATATCTcactattaattaatttaaaactttAACTATTACTTTTTTatgaaaaaggaaagaaaaaaatacaCTTATTGATGATGCTAGCTAAAtaatatttacctttcttttagAGGTggtcaaaatcataaataatttagtCAAACATCATACTTTGATATATATTGCTTTATTAATACACAATTACTTTGTATTTTATAATGAATACATTTGTTTCAAGaggataaataattaaattaatataatctaGGGCATGATTTATAGATATATTTAGTGAATCTTATTTATATTAATGTGTGGTGCTCATTTTGTAAATGATTCTATTGTAGTTGAATTTCATAAATTTGAcatttttatgtttgtttatgtcTTAGCAACTACAACTATGGGCTTGCTGGTAAGGCTATTGGAGTAGATTTGATCAAAAATCCTGATTTGGTAGCCACAGACCCAGTTGTATCATTCAAGACAGCCTTGTGGTTTTGGATGACTAAGCATGATAGTAAGCCTTCCTGCCATGATATTTTGATCAATGCTAACAGTCAAATCTCAAGCTACACTGTGATCGATAAAATAGTCAATGGTAATTCTCAAGTAGAAGAAAATAAACTCGAAGAAAATAGTAGAGTTTCTACTAGCGTTGGATACTACAAGAGGTATTGTGACATGTTAGGAGTGAGTTATGGAAAGCTGATATGATAATATGAGGACAAAACGTGTAGCTTAATAATTATAGTCGCTGAAGAAAAGTAAATGGCGTAATTACCATTTCTAGTTCTCCCTTGTTATCTACGAATAAGCCAATATATGTAACCTCGCACTATGTGTATTTGTGCCAGTGGACCAATGTTAGCTAGCTAGCCTAGTATTGAGTTCTAACTCTAacgtatataatatatatatatatatatgtgtgtgtgtgtgtgaagaaATAAATGAGCTACACAAACTTTCTACTTACCTTTAAATGAGCTACACAAACTatctatcaatatatatatatatatatatgtattctaTTTTGTTTAGAATGAAATATCATTCATGCATGAGGCGGCTATATTGTTGAAAAGAAAAGGAATATGATACCCCTTTTAAAGTGACTGTACTCTAAAAATTAATCAGGAGCAAATAGAAAACACTTCAATTATTAAGAAACGTACGAAAGAGTAGTCTCATGGGGTCGTTATACAATATCAAGATCTTTCCAAACAAGTGAATACTGAAGAGTTGTCAGTAGCAACATTAAAAACAGGAAATTATAATTAGAATTGAAACAAAAGAATcgtagaaaaaaaaatggaaggaaaaaATTGATAATCTTCACACGTATATATCTTCCATCctctttcattaatgatttcaaTCTGATACTACTAGAGTTTTATTTTATTACCACACTCTATTATGCTCGGGCACAACCCCGGGCGCAACCCCTGGGCCATTGTATCGatataaatacaaaccctccaGTGGAGGGTTCATGAACTATCCTACCGACCAGTATTTAGAAATATATCAGAAAACCTATTTTTATACCTAGCAGCGATTCTGCCTTATaatattgtcttttacacatagaaattaACTTGTAATCcattgtgatcttgtgtaaactttcaaaattaatataaaactaagaggaagtaggtcattaccagttcttag
It includes:
- the LOC133822854 gene encoding mulatexin-like, producing MKYLSSIMIILWLAILCLGIVYADERPDHRCGPSYNNPPCDGRRCCSIHNYCGDGNDYCGRGNCRYQCRFQFAALTGVLPLRDNAITKFISKSLYSNMFKHTSDCQSQGFYSYDAFITAAQSFPGFATTGDVSTRKRELAAFFAQTSHLTTGGYDFSDPHAWGHCNINETAHTTADNDHCTSSQWPCASGKKYFSRGPIQLTHNYNYGLAGKAIGVDLIKNPDLVATDPVVSFKTALWFWMTKHDSKPSCHDILINANSQISSYTVIDKIVNGNSQVEENKLEENSRVSTSVGYYKRYCDMLGVSYGKLI